CGAGCTGATCAAAAGGCAGTATCAGTACCGAGAAGAGGAGCAGATTGCTCTTGAGGAGTACATACGTGAATCGGGTGAGATGAATGCCTGAGAAATTCAAAGTCAAGATGAGAGAGTTAGATCCTTTGGAGAGAGTCAACAACTTTGAGGAGGTTGCCCTTGGCTACACCAAGGAGGAGGCAATTGCAGAGGCAAATAGATGT
Above is a genomic segment from Mesotoga infera containing:
- a CDS encoding sulfide/dihydroorotate dehydrogenase-like FAD/NAD-binding protein — translated: ELIKRQYQYREEEQIALEEYIRESGEMNA